The following is a genomic window from Paenibacillus thiaminolyticus.
CACAGGGAGCATCCGAGCGCCTAACCGATCATTATGCGACCGCAGGCGCGCGGACGCAGTTCTACCGCGATGCGGTGACATTGTGGCGGGAGCATCCATGGTTCGGCGCGGGCGGGGAGGCCTGGCGGCAGCAGTTCGCACGCATTCAGAGCGAGCCCTATGTCGGCAAAGAGGTGCACAGCAGCCTTTTCGACCTGCTGCTCGACGTCGGCGTCATCGGAACGGTGCCTGCCCTCATACTGGCCGCGGCGGCGCTCTATATTGCTTGGCGCCGTCACCGGGGGCTGGCCATGGCTGCGGCCGTGCTCCTGCTGCATAGCGCAGTCGACTTCGACATGGCCTTCGGCTTCTTCGCACTGCTGCTCCTTGCCTTGCTGGCTCTCGCGGCAGGCGCGAACGAGCCGGGCCATGACAGGCCGCTCAAGCGCCTGAGCCGCACGGCCTCGCTTCTGCTGGCGCTGCCGCTTGGGGCCGCATGGTTACTTGCGGCTGTGCACGCCGTGGCCCAGCCGCTCGCCGACGCCGACGGCTTGCTGGCGTTGAAGCTGACGCCAGCCGACACCGAGCTTCGCATCGCGGTGTCACGGACCCTGCCGCCGGAAGAGGCCGCCGCCATGCTCGCGGAAGGCCGCCGCTATGAACGGAGCGGCTTCGCTCTCTATCGCGAGCTTGCCTTGGCGAGCAGCAGCCTCGGCCGGACAGCGGATGAAGCCGGCTATTGGCGGGAGGCCATCGCCTGCGCCCCGTTCGACCGCGACTTGCGGACAGAAGCGATTGAACGGCTGGCCGAGCAGGCACGACACGCCGCGCTGACCGGTGACCGCGAGAATGCCAAAATATTGGCGGCTGCTGCCGAAGACTTGTACCATCGCTATGAAGCCGAGGTAGAGCGCGTCGAAGCGATGCCGAATGTCGCCAATGACAAGCATTTTGCGATGACCGAGGAGGCCAAACGTGCGCATATGGCTATCGTGCCGCTTCTTGGCTTTACTAATGACCGGCGATGATTCCGCCTGCAATCGTAGGAGGGGATTATCGGCCGGTTATTTTTTGACTGTTTTCTCATATGATGTGTCGAATCCGAAACATGTGCTGTAGAGCTCTTTGATCCACTCTCCCTTTTACTCAGAAAAAGAAAATGCTAAATTCCCGATAGGCTATTCTCACGCTAATCTTCCTTATATATTGATATTGCTTACTGAGCCAAGTGCCGCTTCTCGCACGACCGAGCCTGAGTCAATGGGAGACCGAGCAAAAGGCCCGCGAACCCGCTTGCATACCGCGTCTGAGTCAATGGGAGACCGGCCAAAAGAGAAGACAGAGCCTCCTTGTCCAATCCCAGATAAATATCGATTAAAGAACCGGGGGCGGCGCCCTCCGGTTTTTTCGTGTCAGTATTGGCGGTCGTAATCGACAAGATTGCGGGCGGGGGAGCCCGTCTCGAGGTAAGCAGCCAGATTTTCGAGGAATAATGCCGTGACTCTTTCCTTAAGACGGTCGGTATTCCCTCCGGTATGCGGCGTGATGATTACGTTGTCCAGTGACCAGAGGGGATGATCTTCCGGCAGCGGCTCGGTCTCGAACACGTCCAGGCCCGCGCCGGCCAGATGGCCATTCGTCAAGGCCTGGACGAGCGCATCGGTGCGGACCGACGCGCCGCGGCCGATGTTCACGAAGAAGGCGCCTTGCTTCATGGCGGCAAAGCGGGCTTCGTCGAACAGGCCGTCCGTCTCCGTAGTCTTCGGGAGCACGTTGACAATGACGTCGCTGGCGGCAAGCGCCTCGTCCAGCTTGTCCGGTGTAAGGACGGCATCGACATGCTCTGCCGGGCGAGCGGTCCGGCGCACGCCGATGACGCGCATGCCGAAGGCTTGGGCCAGGCGGGCGATCTCGGTGCCGATGCTGCCGAGTCCGATAACGGCCATCGTGCGGCCGTTCAGCTCGGTGAAGCGGCCTGCCTTATCCCAATGGCGGCGTGTCTGGTTGCGAATCGCGCGCGGCAGCTCGCGCGTGAAGGCGAGCAGCATGGCGAACACTGTCTCGGCCATCGGGACGGGATGGACCCCGCTCGCGGTGGTCAGCATAACCTCCCCCTCCTTAAGCTTCCCGAACGGCATATAATCGGCTCCGGATGACCATAATTGGATCCAGCGCAGCTTGCTTCCGGCCGCCAGTCCTGTCTCTTCAACCGCATCGCACCAGCCGAATATCACTTCGGCATCGCGGAATTCGGCCGGATCCAGATCCTTCGGCCGCCCGAAGATGAGATGCCAATCCGGCGCCGCAGCCCGGATGCCGGCTTCCTGCTCAGGCGCCAGTCCGTGCAAACATATCATTTTACGCACAGCTTGTCCTCCTTTATCATCACATATCTCTTCTTCAAACATTCCCCGTTTCGAGGGGGATTTCCTCTTTTACCCGAAATAAGCTACTATATAACGTATAACGGCTATGGAAACCATAGCAATTGCATAGGTTCTACTCCATACGAGTAAGGAGGCCCGCGATATGAACATCGGAATTCTTGATCAATCCCCTATACTGCCAGGCGAGAATGCGACCGACGCATTCCGGCACACGCTGGAGCTAGCCGCGCATGCCGATCGGCTTGGCTTCAGCCGATATTGGGTGTCCGAGCATCACGATGCAACCGGGCTGGCCGGTTCCTCTCCGGAAGTGCTGATTGCCTCGATTGCGGCCCATACGAAGCGGATTCGGGTCGGCTCCGGCGGCGTGCTGCTTCCGCATTACAGTCCGTACAAGGTGGCTGAAAATTTCCACGTGCTGGCGGCGCTCTATCCCGGGCGGATTGATCTCGGCATCGGACGCGCTCCGGGGGGGATGCCGCTCGCGACGCGGGCCCTCCGCTATGGCCGGCCTGCGGATTATGAGAACACCTTCGACAGGGCGCTCTCGGATCTTGGCGGCTTCCTGAAGCATGACCTGCCTGCGGAGCATCCGCTGCACGGTCTGAAGGCGACGCCGATCCCCGAGCAGGCGCCTGAAGTATGGCTGCTTGGTTCGAGCGGCTATAGCGGAAGGAAGGCTGCGGAAATGGGGGCTTCGTTCTCGTTCGCCCACTTCATTAACGGGGAAGGCGGAGAGGAGGTCGTCCGCGCTTATTATGATGCGTTCCGCCCCGGGCCGCTCGGCGACAAGCCGCGAGCGAACGCTTGCATCATTGTTATCTGCGCCGATTCGGATGAGGAAGCGGAGAGGCTGGCAACTTCCGTAGATTTGCGGCTGCTGCTGCTCGATCGGGGGGATTCGAGGGCAACGTTCGTCTCTCCGGAGGAAGCGGCGGCCTTTCCCTATACAGAGTGGGATCGAGATCGGATCCGGTACAATCGCGGCCGGATGATTGTCGGCGGACCGGATAAGGTGAAGCGGGACTTGGAGGCATTTGCGGAGCGGTACGGTATTGATGAGGTGATCGCCATGACGGTGACGTATGACTTCGAGGCGAGGCTCCGATCGTATGAACTGCTCGGGGAGATGTTCCACCCGCATAGGGAATAAGCCGGTTCGCATCGGGCGGCCGGCTGTTCGAGCTGCCTATCCGCCGAAGGCTTGGCGGAAGCTGGCGGAGAGCTTCTTCGCATCGACCTCCCATAGGGCGGCAAGCTCCTCGCATACGGCTTCGTCCCACCAGTCTGACAGCTTCTTGCGGTTGGCGTGATTTTCGTGAATCCATATCAGATTGCCAATTACTTTGCGGTAATAGAGCTCTTCGCCTTCCTTCCGTTTGTCTTCAGGAATCCAGGCATTCATGCGCTTGATCGTGCGATACAGCTCGTTGCTGCAAGCCCGGCGGATGCCCCGGGCGGTAGGCAGGGCAGCGGTGTGGCGCTGTCTCGGTGTCTTCATGGCTGTTGGCCCCTTTTCATCAGGTTGTGTTATACCATATGCAGGATGGGGGCCCGCTGCCAGAAAGATCTCCTGCCGCTAATCTACCACGATGTACCCGATCATCGGACCGTTGTTGGCCGCATCGGCATGCGTCGTGCAGACGATGCGGTAAATCCCTTCCTTCGCGGTGAACCGAATGATCGTCTCCTTGTTTTTTTCGATTGTGCCGGAGATACCCAGCCCTTCAATCACGAAATCATGGCGGTGCCCGTTCACGCCCCGGATACGAAGCTCGACGCGCTCGCCTTCGCTCGCGTTCAATGTACCGGGAGCAAATTGATATGCTTCGATCTCGGTTCCGTCTTCAAGGGTGGACTTGAATTCGCCCGTCACCATATGCAGGATGCGGGTCTCTTGGGGGGCGGCTTGCGCAGCCTGCTCCATCCGTATTGATTCGTACCGCCAGAAGGCGGCGCCGACCATGATGGCAGCGATGGCGAGCAAGCCGATGCGCCATTGCTTAGGGGTGATGACCCAGAAATTAGCCATAGATGTGAACCTCCTCGACATGTATTCGGAAAGCTTGGAGTACGCAAAATCGGTGTAAGAGAGCGAAAGTGGCCATGCTGTCCAGCTAGTCCATATGTATGCCGGAGAGGGCGGTAACATGAGCCCTGCCGGTTGATTGCTTTAGGGTCATGTCTCATCGTATGATAGAATATACTGATAGCAAAAAGAGGAGATGGGACATGGAATTTTTGCACCAAATTGTGACTACACTTTTGCATTGGGTGCAGCAATTGGGAGAATGGGGAATCATGCTTGGCCTGATGATAGAGGTTATTCCGAGTGAGATTGTACTTGCCTATGGAGGTTATCTCGTCTCGATTCAACAGATTACCTTTGTGGAAGCGGTCATCTTCGGCGTCATCGGCGGGGTTATTGCTCAACTGTTCGTCTATTGGATCGGCAGATATGGGGGAAGACCTGTGCTTGAACGGTATGGCAAATACATTCTCATCCAGCCGCATCATATTGCGAAATCGGAAGAATGGTTCCAAAAATATGGGACAGGCGTTATCTTCACGGCCCGGTTCGTTCCTGTCGTACGGCATGCCATCTCCATTCCGGCGGGCATCTCCAAAATGAATGTGTGGCGATTCACGATCCTGACGACGCTGGCGGTCATCCCGTGGACGATATTGTTTGTTTATTTAGGCTTCGTGCTGGGCGATAAATGGGAGCAAATCAACGACGTGGCCGGCCAATGGGTCAAGCCGTTCATTCTCGTTGCCCTGGCGCTGTTTATCGTGTATGTTGTCATTAAATATACGTATGCCAAAAAGAAAGCGGGGAAATGAATATGGCCAAGCGCGTAGCCGGCGTAATGGGAAAAGGAATTCGGCCCCAAGCCTTTGTGGACGGGATGCAAAAGAACAAGGAGGCCTTCGTCTCTTGGTATGACCAATTTGCATGGGCGGATGAAGAGGACAAATCTTTCTTCGAGTCGCTGCAATACCGCGACGACCTGCGCTGCCTTATCCTGGCGGCGGATTGGTGCGGCGATGTCGTCCGCAACGTGCCGGTCGTCTTCCGTGCGATGGAAGCGGCACAGATCGAGACGGAAGTGCTGATTATGGAGCAGTTCCCGGAGACGATGGATCATTTCCTTACGATGGGCGGGCGTTCGGTGCCGGTTGTCATCTTCGCGGATACCGGCGGGCATGTTCTCGGCCAGTGGGGACCGCGCCCGAGCGATGTGCAGGCGCATATGATCCGCTTCAAGCAGGAGAATCCGGACCGGGAAGCGCCGGACTATCCCGACAAACTGAAAGCGGTAAGACAGCAAATGATGGAAACGTACGGCGAAGGCACGGGATACCAGACACGCATCGTGCGCGAGCTCAAAGAGCTTCTGTCTTCTTTTTGACATCAAGCTACGTTCAACAAGTCAACCTTTCCCAAAAGTGAAACCTATGTTTGCGGTCGACTTCGCGAATAACTTTAACAAAGGCGGTGTTCTTCTATGTCCCGCATTCAAAGCTATACACTCGGCCCGGTTCAGACCAATGCCTACGTGCTGATCAACGAAGAGACGAAGGAAGCGGTCGTGATTGACCCTGGCATGAATCCGGAGCCGCTGCTGCAGGGACTTCAAGGCTTGAAGGTGTCGGCCGTCCTGCTGACGCATGCGCATTTCGATCATATCGGCGGAGTTGACGCCGTGCGTGAAGCTCACGGCTGCCCGGTCTATATTCATGAGAGGGAAGCAGAGTGGCTTACGACCCCCGAGCTGAACGGTTCGAAGATGTGGCCTCAAGTCTGCCCGCCGATGTCGATGAAGCCTGCCGAGCATTTGCTGCAGGACGGACAGACCCTGGAACTGATCGGCTATACGTTCCAGGTCATGCATACGCCGGGCCATTCTCCCGGCAGCGTCAGCTTCCTCCACGAGAAGCACTTGTTCTCGGGCGACGTG
Proteins encoded in this region:
- a CDS encoding D-2-hydroxyacid dehydrogenase; the protein is MICLHGLAPEQEAGIRAAAPDWHLIFGRPKDLDPAEFRDAEVIFGWCDAVEETGLAAGSKLRWIQLWSSGADYMPFGKLKEGEVMLTTASGVHPVPMAETVFAMLLAFTRELPRAIRNQTRRHWDKAGRFTELNGRTMAVIGLGSIGTEIARLAQAFGMRVIGVRRTARPAEHVDAVLTPDKLDEALAASDVIVNVLPKTTETDGLFDEARFAAMKQGAFFVNIGRGASVRTDALVQALTNGHLAGAGLDVFETEPLPEDHPLWSLDNVIITPHTGGNTDRLKERVTALFLENLAAYLETGSPARNLVDYDRQY
- a CDS encoding dehydrogenase is translated as MKTPRQRHTAALPTARGIRRACSNELYRTIKRMNAWIPEDKRKEGEELYYRKVIGNLIWIHENHANRKKLSDWWDEAVCEELAALWEVDAKKLSASFRQAFGG
- a CDS encoding DedA family protein, whose product is MEFLHQIVTTLLHWVQQLGEWGIMLGLMIEVIPSEIVLAYGGYLVSIQQITFVEAVIFGVIGGVIAQLFVYWIGRYGGRPVLERYGKYILIQPHHIAKSEEWFQKYGTGVIFTARFVPVVRHAISIPAGISKMNVWRFTILTTLAVIPWTILFVYLGFVLGDKWEQINDVAGQWVKPFILVALALFIVYVVIKYTYAKKKAGK
- a CDS encoding LLM class flavin-dependent oxidoreductase, with the translated sequence MNIGILDQSPILPGENATDAFRHTLELAAHADRLGFSRYWVSEHHDATGLAGSSPEVLIASIAAHTKRIRVGSGGVLLPHYSPYKVAENFHVLAALYPGRIDLGIGRAPGGMPLATRALRYGRPADYENTFDRALSDLGGFLKHDLPAEHPLHGLKATPIPEQAPEVWLLGSSGYSGRKAAEMGASFSFAHFINGEGGEEVVRAYYDAFRPGPLGDKPRANACIIVICADSDEEAERLATSVDLRLLLLDRGDSRATFVSPEEAAAFPYTEWDRDRIRYNRGRMIVGGPDKVKRDLEAFAERYGIDEVIAMTVTYDFEARLRSYELLGEMFHPHRE
- a CDS encoding thioredoxin family protein, whose protein sequence is MAKRVAGVMGKGIRPQAFVDGMQKNKEAFVSWYDQFAWADEEDKSFFESLQYRDDLRCLILAADWCGDVVRNVPVVFRAMEAAQIETEVLIMEQFPETMDHFLTMGGRSVPVVIFADTGGHVLGQWGPRPSDVQAHMIRFKQENPDREAPDYPDKLKAVRQQMMETYGEGTGYQTRIVRELKELLSSF
- a CDS encoding cupredoxin domain-containing protein, with translation MANFWVITPKQWRIGLLAIAAIMVGAAFWRYESIRMEQAAQAAPQETRILHMVTGEFKSTLEDGTEIEAYQFAPGTLNASEGERVELRIRGVNGHRHDFVIEGLGISGTIEKNKETIIRFTAKEGIYRIVCTTHADAANNGPMIGYIVVD
- a CDS encoding O-antigen ligase family protein — encoded protein: MNDVRERNEGWSAAAAGAAAGILLLTLWLNGLFYNQDTVLLSALMCAAAGALLLMRRAVLSAAILLPLVLLIAYGIVRFLDPASVHGTHMQMIRYAMYTGWAVVISALFCRRTSDSSWTKGLQALLVVGIINSLSSLLMLGGWLPYAAGVMTSENVEISAWGFRLAGFLQYPNTLGAVTGAFLLLQLYLVQTASGFRARTAALLPVLPHMAVLLLTESRGSWLVVAFVWIVGLLFLHKRRRASIAFAARSAAWGFAGAASAASLWPDHRDMIPLAVAAAWAGSIGGEALLHRLRHSRRPGIVCSFLIAAAPAVLGLVLMPQGASERLTDHYATAGARTQFYRDAVTLWREHPWFGAGGEAWRQQFARIQSEPYVGKEVHSSLFDLLLDVGVIGTVPALILAAAALYIAWRRHRGLAMAAAVLLLHSAVDFDMAFGFFALLLLALLALAAGANEPGHDRPLKRLSRTASLLLALPLGAAWLLAAVHAVAQPLADADGLLALKLTPADTELRIAVSRTLPPEEAAAMLAEGRRYERSGFALYRELALASSSLGRTADEAGYWREAIACAPFDRDLRTEAIERLAEQARHAALTGDRENAKILAAAAEDLYHRYEAEVERVEAMPNVANDKHFAMTEEAKRAHMAIVPLLGFTNDRR
- a CDS encoding MBL fold metallo-hydrolase, which gives rise to MSRIQSYTLGPVQTNAYVLINEETKEAVVIDPGMNPEPLLQGLQGLKVSAVLLTHAHFDHIGGVDAVREAHGCPVYIHEREAEWLTTPELNGSKMWPQVCPPMSMKPAEHLLQDGQTLELIGYTFQVMHTPGHSPGSVSFLHEKHLFSGDVLFRTSVGRTDLRDGDMNVLLQSIHGKLFPLGDDVTVYPGHGPETQIGYEKEHNPFV